The genomic region GCGGCACAGGGTGTCGTTGAGCAATCGGGAGATCTGCACCTGGGACACATTGAGCCTCTGAGCCACCTCGCGCTGGGTGAGGCAGTCGAAGAAGATCATGCCAACGACCGCGCGCCGCCGCGGGTCGAGTTCGGCCAGCGCGTCGTGGACCACCATCAGATCCTCGACATGGCCGAGGCGCGGATCGTCGCAACCCTGTAACGAGCCCAGGGTGTCATTGGTCGTCGACTCCGCCGCGCCCACGGGGGAATCGAGGGACAGCGGCTGATACGCCCAGTTGGCGTTCTGCGATTCGGCGAGTTCCTCGGGGCTCACGTCGAGTTCTCGGGCGAGTTCGTCGTTGGTGGGCGCGCGGCACAGTCGTTGCGACAGGGTGTTCACAGCGTCTCGCAGGCGCATCTGCGTCTCCTGCATCCGGCGCGGCACCCGCACGGTCCAGGTGTTGTCGCGGAAGTACCGCTTGAGCTCGCCCCGGATCGTCGGCACCGCCAACGACAGGAAGTGCCCCCGGTTCGGGTCGAAACGGTCGACGGTGTGGATCAAGCCGATGCGGGCGACCTGCAGCAGGTCTTCGGGAGGTTCGCCGCGGCCGACGAACCGCCAGGCGATGCGGTCGGCGATCGGCATGCACGCGGTGATGATGCGGCGGCGCCAGCGTTGTCGCTCGACGTCGTCTGAGCTGTCCGCCATCCGGCGGAAGAGCTCGTCGATGTCGATCCGCTCGGAGGCGACGGTTTCCACCGGTTCGTGCTCAGGCGGTGGAGCCGCGGGCCGGTCGGCTGCCTGGGCAGTCACTGGGCCGGGTGGCTGCGGGCGACTGAGCGCGACGGTCATGGTGGTCTCCTCGGTCGGGGATCGGTCCTGCTCGGGGCCTACCCGGTCCCCGAGAGACCGACGCGATCGGGTTGCAATCGTTGCCAAACCGCAATAAATGCCACGTCGCCAACATCGATCATGCCGATCACCGGCATGTATGAACGCCCGAATGCAGGGAACTAAGGCTCGAGACAAGAGGTGGTGATGACGATGACAGACCGCTCGAAGGACCTGCGGCGAGAGCAGCTCGGCGCTGTCGCCTCCTTCGCATCCGGCGGGCTGCTGCTCGCCAGCGCTTTCATGACGGCGTTGCTGGGCGTTTCCGCCATGTTCATCAACGAGCTGATCGTGATCGAGCCGGCGTGGGTGTTCCGGCTGAACGTCGAGATCTGGGGCTGGATTCACATCGGACTCGGGGTGGCGATGGCGTTGGTGGGCCTGGCCGTGATGTTCCGTTGGCTGTGGGCGCGTGTCGCAGCGATCAGCGTGTCGCTGGCCTCGATGGTCCTGTTCTTTCTCTGGCTGCCGTACTACCCGGTGTGGTCCGTCGTGGTGATCGCCCTCAACGTGGTGATCATCTTCGCCATCGTCACGTGGGACACCCCGGCGGCGCAGCCGTCGGCGGATTGAACGACGCAGGCCCGTAGATGTCGACGAGGTCAGACGACGGTCTGGTTCCCGTCGGCGTGCAGAGGGCGGCCGCCTGGATCTGGCGGCTGCTGCTATTCCTGCTGGCTGCGGTGGTGCTGGTCTGGCTGCTCAAGCGCTTCAACCTGATCGTGGTGCCCCTCGCGGTGGCGCTGATCTTGAGTGCGCTGTTCCTTCCGGCCGTCGACGCTCTCAACAGGCACAAGGTGCCACGCGGTCTGGCCGTCACTCTCGTTCTGCTCGGCGGTTTAGGTGCTCTCGGCGGCCTGTTGGCCTTCGTGGGCACCAGAATGATCGACGGCTTACCGGAGTTGTTCGAGCAGATCACCGTCAGCATCGATTCCCTGAGACGCTGGCTGACAGACGGACCGTTGGAACTCAGCGAGCGCCAGATCGACAGCTTCGTCAACTCCGCGATCACTGCGCTTCAGGACCAGCAGGCGCGCCTGACCTCCGGTGTGCTGTCCACGGCCAGCGCGACCACGCAGTTCGTGGGCGGCGTCTTCATCGCGATCTTCGCGCTTGTCAGTTTTCTCCACGGCGGACGGCACATCTACCGCTCGATCACCACCGTGTTACCCGCATCGGTGCGGGACCGGGTCCGGGATGGCGGTGTAGCCGGCTTCACCGCCCTGACGAGCTTCATCCGCGCCACCTTCGTGGTCGCGTTCGTCGATGCGGTCGGCATCGGGGTGGGGCTGGTCATCTTGGGGATCCCACTGGCGCTGCCCCTCGCATCGCTGGTGTTCCTAGGCGCCTTCATTCCCTTCGTCGGCGCGGTGGTGACCGGATTTCTGGCCGTGGTGGTGGCGTTCCTGGCCAAGGGCTGGGTGTTCGCGCTGCTCACGCTGGCGCTGGTGCTAGCCGTTCAGCAATTGGAGGGCAACGTCCTGCAGCCCCTCATCATGGGCAAAGCAGTGCGGTTGCATCCGCTGGCCGTGCTCGTCGCGTTGACTGCCGGTGCGGTCGTCGCGGGTGTGGCCGGGGTGCTGCTTGCGGTGCCGGCGCTGGCCTTCACCGACCGCGCGGTGCGAGCCCTGGCCGCGGCACAGTCCGCCCAGACGCCCGCCGGTGCGGCCGCGGAACCCTAGTCAGCGCGGCGGCGGCCAGAGCGCGGCCACCACCCTGCCCCCGTCGGGCTTCTCTCCGGCGGCCGCGGCGAACACCTCCAAGGCATCGGCCAACCTGTCCCGGTCACCGACCGGCATGGTGGCCAACACCTTCTCGATTGCGGTGCGGCGCTGGCGCGTCACCTTCTGCACCAGACGTCGGCCGGCTGCGGTCAGGGTCAAGGTGACGTTGCGGCGGTCGAATTCGGCCTCCCGCCGGTTCAGCAACCCCGCTCGAGTCAACCGATCACAGGTTCTGCTGGCGTTGGAGGGATTGACGTCCAACTCGGCCGCCACCGATGCCAGATTCATGGGCCCGCGGGTGTGCACCAGCACCAGCACCCGCCATTGCGGAACCGTCACCACATCTTCGACGGCGGCCAGCGATGTGGCGGCAATACCGACCAGCGCGCGCGAGGCGCGCAACACCGCGTCCACCTGGTCGGTCATCAGCCCGTTGTCACTCCTGCGGGTCTTCTGCGGCGCGGCCATGCCCGTAATCTTCACCGTCGTTGTCGGTCAACGCAACTCACTCCCCTCGGCGCGTCGGGTTGGTTCGCTTCGGTCGTCAACAGTCGGTACGAATGACGAACTCCGCCGTGGTGGTATCGGAGGGGTCACGAAGGTAGTAGCCCTTGGCGGTACCGGTGACACGGAAGGTGCGATTCGTGACCTCGGCATCGGCGCTTCCGACCGTGCCGTCCCAGTAGCTTCCGGTGAAGCCGCCCAGTCGCTCGAGCATGACGCCCCGCGCGACGACCGTGTCCCCCGTCTGTACGAGCGCGGTGAAGCCCGGCGTCTCTTCCAGTGTTTCGATGCGCCAGTCCCACCTGACCTGTTCACACCGAACCGGGAGTGGCTCACCGACTTCGACTCCGTTGATCTGCAC from Mycobacterium sp. IDR2000157661 harbors:
- a CDS encoding AI-2E family transporter; translation: MSTRSDDGLVPVGVQRAAAWIWRLLLFLLAAVVLVWLLKRFNLIVVPLAVALILSALFLPAVDALNRHKVPRGLAVTLVLLGGLGALGGLLAFVGTRMIDGLPELFEQITVSIDSLRRWLTDGPLELSERQIDSFVNSAITALQDQQARLTSGVLSTASATTQFVGGVFIAIFALVSFLHGGRHIYRSITTVLPASVRDRVRDGGVAGFTALTSFIRATFVVAFVDAVGIGVGLVILGIPLALPLASLVFLGAFIPFVGAVVTGFLAVVVAFLAKGWVFALLTLALVLAVQQLEGNVLQPLIMGKAVRLHPLAVLVALTAGAVVAGVAGVLLAVPALAFTDRAVRALAAAQSAQTPAGAAAEP
- a CDS encoding sigma-70 family RNA polymerase sigma factor; its protein translation is MTVALSRPQPPGPVTAQAADRPAAPPPEHEPVETVASERIDIDELFRRMADSSDDVERQRWRRRIITACMPIADRIAWRFVGRGEPPEDLLQVARIGLIHTVDRFDPNRGHFLSLAVPTIRGELKRYFRDNTWTVRVPRRMQETQMRLRDAVNTLSQRLCRAPTNDELARELDVSPEELAESQNANWAYQPLSLDSPVGAAESTTNDTLGSLQGCDDPRLGHVEDLMVVHDALAELDPRRRAVVGMIFFDCLTQREVAQRLNVSQVQISRLLNDTLCRIRQRVCSELPAA
- a CDS encoding lipoprotein LpqH produces the protein MSSNRLVPALAAAGAAVLVVSGCSSGYKAIGTHTAVVQINGVEVGEPLPVRCEQVRWDWRIETLEETPGFTALVQTGDTVVARGVMLERLGGFTGSYWDGTVGSADAEVTNRTFRVTGTAKGYYLRDPSDTTTAEFVIRTDC
- a CDS encoding DUF7144 family membrane protein, encoding MTMTDRSKDLRREQLGAVASFASGGLLLASAFMTALLGVSAMFINELIVIEPAWVFRLNVEIWGWIHIGLGVAMALVGLAVMFRWLWARVAAISVSLASMVLFFLWLPYYPVWSVVVIALNVVIIFAIVTWDTPAAQPSAD
- a CDS encoding MarR family winged helix-turn-helix transcriptional regulator, which produces MAAPQKTRRSDNGLMTDQVDAVLRASRALVGIAATSLAAVEDVVTVPQWRVLVLVHTRGPMNLASVAAELDVNPSNASRTCDRLTRAGLLNRREAEFDRRNVTLTLTAAGRRLVQKVTRQRRTAIEKVLATMPVGDRDRLADALEVFAAAAGEKPDGGRVVAALWPPPR